A region of Drosophila suzukii chromosome 2L, CBGP_Dsuzu_IsoJpt1.0, whole genome shotgun sequence DNA encodes the following proteins:
- the LOC118879751 gene encoding uncharacterized protein, which produces MPWQGPRLLWLNCRRNWRRCGTGSPRIQLSVAWSRYQRIP; this is translated from the coding sequence ATGCCTTGGCAAGGACCTCGACTGCTGTGGCTGAACTGCCGACGGAACTGGCGAAGATGCGGAACTGGGAGCCCAAGAATCCAGCTCTCGGTTGCTTGGAGTCGTTATCAAAGGATCCCTTAA
- the LOC108010954 gene encoding transcriptional regulator ATRX homolog: MKEVSAKHIKTVKSQTPSQKSSNEEDNPQEEPLILEDPKSRDQTTTQRSKEELITLQTYTSPDSTASKDFKRSIIDPLDDQKSLSYISSSSNGECRSQDNHNKCVEDIGLETAISMLSGISVDSELSSELSEELLDNDILISKKKKRDLKKTECIEDPEEEFRRHFLKTFQDLPRLSQISLDDNPKNENNKESESYAEEGLPSTSNKNIEKSIENIDSPDKTSTSTSRKK, encoded by the coding sequence ATGAAGGAGGTATCCGCTAAACATATTAAAACGGTGAAATCACAGACACCGTCTCAAAAAAGTAGTAATGAAGAAGATAACCCACAAGAGGAGCCACTTATCTTGGAAGATCCAAAATCTAGAGATCAAACTACGACCCAACGCTCGAAAGAAGAACTCATTACTTTACAAACTTATACTTCACCAGATTCAACTGCGAGCAAGGATTTCAAAAGGTCCATAATCGATCCACTTGATGATCAAAAGAGCCTATCTTATATTTCCTCTTCCTCAAATGGTGAATGTAGATCTCAAGATAACCATAATAAATGCGTTGAAGATATTGGATTAGAGACTGCAATCTCTATGCTTTCTGGTATTTCAGTTGATTCAGAACTCAGCTCTGAATTAAGTGAGGAACTGTTGGATAATGATATTTTAATATCgaagaaaaagaaaagagaTTTAAAGAAAACTGAGTGTATTGAAGATCCTGAGGAAGAGTTTAGGAGACATTTTCTAAAGACTTTTCAAGATTTGCCTAGATTATCTCAGATCTCTTTGGACGATAAtccaaaaaatgaaaacaataaGGAATCTGAAAGTTACGCTGAGGAAGGACTACCAAGTACTTCCAATAAAAATATAGAGAAGTCAATAGAAAATATTGATAGCCCTGATAAAACATCAACTTCAACAAGTAGAAAAAAATAG
- the LOC108009323 gene encoding uncharacterized protein, whose protein sequence is MSSCCGTQTPRCCECPPGLRLEKNPQAPIFDLLGPHPDEVVMTILDRILYLSGATKIIPMLELASYGPALKKESCTPPSTCAPSHCTSISSSAHPSSSMWNTCCSQPPSGCCSKPTSSCGSGRTAVPCSPKVSPVPCTPKSCCKTSSRLSAAACCPRQRTPRVDFDHPAEIIPMRKKAGSTAIRERMERMDQSISTCSVACQQLKTKLASTESSAGKDQKWLWTRLIRSNNGCMVYEVYKESDGDNSPSRIGSESPIILFLVMPNGYIMPFESIGSP, encoded by the exons ATGAGCTCTTGCTGTGGAACTCAGACGCCGCGATGTTGTGAATGTCCGCCCGGCTTGAGGCTAGAGAAGAACCCACAGGCGCCCATCTTTGACTTGCTGGGTCCGCATCCTGACGAAGTGGTCATGACGATCCTGGATCGCATCCTCTATCTTTCGGGTGCCACAAAAATAATTCCCATGCTGGAGTTGGCTTCCTATG GGCCTGCTCTTAAAAAGGAATCCTGTACACCGCCATCCACCTGTGCACCCAGCCATTGCACTTCCATCAGCAGCTCGGCTCATCCTTCGTCCTCGATGTGGAATACCTGCTGCTCCCAGCCACCGAGTGGCTGTTGCTCCAAACCGACGAGCAGCTGCGGCAGTGGAAGGACTGCAGTGCCCTGTAGTCCCAAGGTTTCGCCAGTGCCCTGCACTCCAAAGTCCTGCTGTAAGACTTCGAGTCGTCTAAGTGCCGCCGCCTGTTGCCCCCGGCAGCGAACTCCTCGGGTGGACTTTGATCATCCGGCGGAGATTATACCCATGAGGAAGAAGGCGGGCAGTACGGCGATTAGGGAACGCATGGAGCGCATGGATCAGTCGATTTCCACTTGCTCGGTGGCCTGTCAGCAGCTGAAAACCAAGCTGGCATCCACGGAATCTTCCGCTGGCAAGGATCAAAAGTGGCTGTGGACTCGTTTGATACGGAGCAATAATGGCTGCATGGTCTACGAGGTGTACAAGGAATCCGATGGGGACAACTCACCCTCCAGGATCGGATCGGAATCACCCATCATCCTTTTTCTGGTCATGCCGAATGGTTATATTATGCCTTTTGAGTCGATTGGTAGTCCTTAA
- the PIG-Wa gene encoding uncharacterized protein PIG-Wa: MEAEMGDSITHDLSEVDLKSWRSIKESLDSFLVIIPTVLGFILSRLLCGHLPLLSTRRFLLEFLLIGLPTVILVTVGSAYGYTYSLVVSLAVVGYIYANIPPNTPIFKYEVGKRPIVFTLLRATAYSGTCAAILAVDFPSYPFDYRKSRTFGASTMDMGIGLFVVTMGLVSHRTRTTSDLKKLKRSVLPLLVLGLARTIVIAAIDYHQDETEYGKHLNAFFILGFTKLIGSFYSLLVKSDEQLLGLSLGLLFLHELALQLGLSEFVMSSAPHDGIFSANREGLSSLHGCVALYLLSIYFAKWYTSQDHLSFPDLISKLRKILLVAILCWLLTFISAYLTGIARVTFSFGYVIWIFAVCLSLVVIFAFFFELILVKSDFINKKSSGDDKERVISLPTFVESLNTNGLAHFMLSNFLTGMVNMSLDPGHRNDFESVGILSLYIFVCSGAVFILLRKSIRIA; the protein is encoded by the exons atGGAAGCCGAGATGGGCGACTCTATAACCCATGATTTGAGCGAAGTGGATCTGAAATCCTGGAGATCTATCAAGGAAAGTTTGGACAGTTTTTTGGTGATAATCCCCACTGTACTGGGATTCATCCTTTCCCGTCTTCTTTGTGGTCACCTGCCGCTGCTATCCACGAGAAGATTCCTGCTGGAGTTCCTTTTGATTGGACTACCCACCGTGATTTTGGTCACCGTGGGCAGTGCCTATGGCTATACCTATTCCCTGGTGGTTTCGTTGGCTGTTGTGGGTTATATCTATGCAAATATCCCACCCAACACGCCGATCTTTAAATATGAGGTCGGCAAACGACCCATAGTCTTCACCCTGCTTAGGGCCACGGCCTACAGTGGAACATGTGCCGCCATCCTGGCCGTGGATTTCCCATCATATCCATTTGATTACCGGAAAAGCAGGACTTTCGGAGCCTCAACGATGGACATGGGCATCGGCTTGTTTGTAGTGACCATGGGATTGGTTTCACATCGAACGAGGACCACGTCGGACCTAAAGAAACTGAAAAGATCGGTTCTTCCATTACTGGTTTTGGGACTGGCACGCACCATTGTCATCGCGGCGATCGATTATCATCAGGATGAGACGGAATATGGCAAGCACTTAAATGCCTTCTTTATTCTGGGCTTCACCAAACTGATAGGCAGCTTCTATAGTCTACTAGTGAAGTCGGATGAACAGCTTCTGGGACTATCATTGG GGCTGCTTTTCCTTCACGAACTGGCGCTCCAATTGGGTCTCTCCGAATTTGTGATGTCTTCTGCACCCCACGATGGAATTTTCAGTGCCAATCGGGAGGGTTTAAGTTCGCTACACGGCTGCGTGGCCCTCTATCTGCTCAGCATTTACTTTGCCAAGTGGTATACCTCCCAGGATCACCTTAGTTTTCCAGACCTAATAAGCAAGTTGAGGAAAATACTTTTGGTGGCCATCCTCTGCTGGCTGCTGACTTTCATAAGTGCCTATTTAACAGGCATTGCACGTGTTACTTTTAGTTTTGGCTATGTGATTTGGATTTTCGCTGTGTGCCTGAGTCTCGTTGtgatttttgcatttttcttTGAACTAATACTTGTTAAGTCAGATTTTATTAATAAGAAATCGTCTGGAGATGACAAGGAAAGGGTTATATCTTTACCCACCTTTGTGGAGAGCCTCAACACGAATGGACTGGCCCACTTTATGCTCTCCAACTTCCTCACAGGCATGGTCAACATGTCTCTGGACCCCGGCCATCGAAATGATTTCGAATCCGTTGGCATACTGTCCTTGTACATATTTGTTTGTTCTGGAGCGGTCTTTATTCTGCTGAGAAAAAGCATACGAATAGCTTAG
- the Eogt gene encoding EGF domain-specific O-linked N-acetylglucosamine transferase, with protein sequence MPILPILIGMLMLPALSLGHTHQVSDAKHLDGISLPSLPSEHLIRYLNTFPKLKQQLTTNLTGNGKTPISSACWGHERDCTPDGRFQTPQCPGEHTGWARSKEAQLRTFYNQADFGYIQEQLSQLTPQCVPTYLGDSSLECTHYLRFCRGRNLLFDFRDLVNREERIRYHMDVLAPGQLLGHCLLNRSRLSGEMDHIGSALQSWGPELRNFEVLPHPILESGLCDVVVNTPTFIMKIDATYNMYHHFCDFFNLYASLFVNQSHPAAFNTDVQILIWETYPYDSPFRDTFKAFSQRPVWTLSDVEGKRVCFKNVVLPLLPRMIFGLFYNTPIIQGCSNSGLFRAFSEFILHRLQIPYRPPQQKIRITYLSRRTKYRQVLNEDELLAPLEANDKYAVQRVSYERLSFIDQLAITRNTDILIGMHGAGLTHLLFLPNWACIFELYNCEDPNCYKDLARLRGVRYRTWEQRELVYPQDEGHHPEGGAHAKFTNYSFDVPEFVHLVDEAAKEILSHKEFPRESSDNPSKTQHNEL encoded by the exons ATGCCAATCCTGCCAATTCTCATAGGGATGCTGATGCTCCCCGCTTTGTCCTTGGGCCACACTCATCAGGTGTCGGATGCCAAGCACCTGGATGGGATCAGCCTGCCCAGCCTGCCCTCGGAGCACCTCATCCGGTACCTGAACACATTTCCTAAGCTGAAGCAACAGCTGACCACGAATCTTACCGGTAACGGAAAGACCCCCATCTCATCCGCCTGCTGGGGCCACGAACGGGACTGCACGCCAGATGGCCGCTTCCAGACGCCCCAATGTCCGGGGGAGCACACCGGCTGGGCCAGGAGCAAGGAAGCCCAGCTGAGGACCTTCTACAACCAGGCAGACTTCGGCTACATCCAGGAGCAGCTCTCTCAACTGACGCCGCAATGTGTGCCCACTTATTTGGGGGACTCCTCGCTTGAGTGCACCCACTATCTACGCTTTTGTCGTGGCAGGAATCTCCTCTTCGACTTCCGGGATTTGGTGAACCGAGAAGAGCGCATTCGTTACCACATGGATGTTCTGGCTCCGGGACAACTCCTTGGTCACTGTCTACTAAATCGATCGCGTCTCTCTGGCGAAATGGATCACATTGGATCTGCTCTGCAATCCTGGGGTCCAGAGCTGCGCAACTTCGAGGTTTTACCCCATCCCATACTCGAAAGCGGTCTCTGCGATGTGGTGGTGAATACGCCCACTTTCATCATGAAAATCGACGCCACGTACAACATGTATCATCACTTCTGCGACTTCTTTAACCTGTACGCCTCGCTCTTTGTCAACCAATCGCATCCGGCGGCCTTCAACACGGATGTGCAGATCCTCATTTGGGAAACCTATCCGTACGACTCGCCCTTTAGGGACACCTTCAAGGCCTTCTCCCAGAGACCCGTTTGGACCCTTAGCGATGTGGAGGGCAAGAGGGTGTGCTTTAAGAACGTTGTGCTCCCGCTGCTGCCCAGGATGATCTTTGGATTGTTCTACAATACACCCATA ATTCAGGGCTGCTCGAATAGTGGACTATTCCGCGCCTTCTCCGAGTTCATCCTGCACCGTCTGCAGATTCCCTACCGCCCACCACAGCAAAAGATCAGAATAACCTATCTATCGCGTCGCACAAAGTACCGACAAGTGCTCAACGAGGATGAGCTACTGGCCCCACTGGAGGCCAACGATAAATATGCCGTGCAGCGCGTTTCCTATGAAAG GCTCTCCTTCATCGACCAGTTGGCCATCACCAGGAACACGGACATACTGATCGGCATGCACGGCGCTGGATTGACGCACTTGCTCTTCCTGCCCAACTGGGCCTGCATCTTCGAGCTGTACAACTGCGAGGATCCCAACTGCTACAAGGATCTGGCTCGCCTGCGTGGCGTTCGCTATCGCACTTGGGAGCAGCGGGAGCTGGTCTATCCGCAGGACGAGGGACACCATCCCGAGGGCGGGGCACATGCCAAGTTCACCAACTATAGCTTCGATGTGCCGGAATTTGTGCATCTTGTCGATGAGGCAGCCAAGGAAATACTTTCCCACAAGGAATTCCCCCGAGAGTCATCAGATAATCCCTCCAAAACGCAGCACAACGAGCTGTAG
- the Atxn7 gene encoding dual specificity protein kinase splA, with protein sequence MPLNDVASSGVGVYPENGTKHKAQGMAKPDASVGSNSGSGSGLSLFSLQGQKWQQVFDLDKVIKQLRTAEKTYLRGGKNSSAGGDQQAKVQVQRLQSADMAYYDLVPKLASRDIVLCSSCSGCYTKAGFQHHIALQHPSVWEATSSKVSPSANGAATSSDSRLTATENSQEGGAIVPSSPTDTLSASTLSSCSNGSSSSTSLQHPAGAGSSTTTTSSSSSSRHKSSSSKSSSSSSSKGSSSTSAGSRSRSKSSKNRHHSSPAPAPALESNHKESKGSKKSAAIAAPPVVAPVVKEEPPAVAAAPAAITVFSSSSNSSCSLPPTPTLGAASSEVALGVNYSPAQLQTEVEKLPELQPKKKVKGSSDHRTKAEKEKNKEKPVVNVYEQQQVISELDQAVSSITGAVSSEQVAPEEEELPLPNTSDENSISQTLDEMLDSKLINEILNNFDESALDTSQQQQPQQQSQNGTLSHPAQATKRLRFEDGTIGEDYTVYQQQSVQQVYGEEEHQQELTTIDAMQLQQLIYQQQQMLEQQQLQEQQQQHQQDQKLQDHEQQRQFSVYNVPSLTDEAMANPQQPQQLEEHMILPSIIYEISESNPVSMLEQQKVLAEFLTHAGYENVDVNVVQSGGGMQSGLSSGMVESNYLADELGDFEFSKLETVSDTVKTVKLEAKAASQPPSTNPQITHHPTLANAKYHEDSYFNVMMYSGSPRPLAMNTFGMVKMPQGLGVTFRKNLLTTRKANNSLLSLTGGSHLGVVGQLARPPPPPSPALSNGLPGKNPASGRTVYAQRSNVIAQDRLRCNKRALIGGKVGAVGNGSGSGVMTAKRLNELLMGKVKKEEKPQPESEEGGEQPMKDKDREKEEDNKLTFSFYEKRRRLLAGKQEQLQPIGRPSFTLPLQSNHNASQSQSHSPQQLLKKQLLRTLSDSSSNINISNMNNISNMNSSNTPSANSNPPWKGNNSNPGGNSTPTSSDLMRVFV encoded by the exons ATGCCCCTGAACGATGTGGCCTCCTCCGGTGTTGGAGTTTATCCGGAAAATGGAACGAAGCACAAGGCGCAGGGCATGGCGAAGCCGGACGCTTCAGTCGGATCGAATTCCGGCTCCGGATCGGGACTCTCGCTCTTCTCCCTGCAGGGCCAAAAGTGGCAGCAGGTGTTCGACCTGGACAAGGTTATCAAGCAGCTGCGAACGGCTGAGAAAACCTATCTGCGCGGCGGGAAGAACTCCTCCGCCGGCGGGGATCAGCAGGCCAAAGTGCAGGTGCAGCGCCTCCAGTCGGCGGACATGGCCTACTATGATCTGGTGCCGAAGCTGGCCAGCCGGGATATAGTACTCTGTAGTTCCTGCTCGGGATGTTACACGAAGGCAGGCTTCCAGCATCACATTGCGCTGCAGCATCCGAGCGTCTGGGAGGCCACATCCAGCAAGGTCAGCCCCAGTGCCAATGGGGCGGCCACATCCAGCGATTCGCGTCTCACTGCCACGGAGAACAGCCAGGAGGGCGGGGCCATTGTGCCCAGCTCGCCCACGGACACACTTTCGGCCTCGACGCTCTCCAGCTGCTCGAACGGATCCAGCAGCTCGACCTCGCTGCAGCATCCGGCTGGGGCGGGAtcctccaccaccaccacctcgtcctcgtcgtcgtcgcgtcacaagagcagcagcagcaaaagcagCAGCTCCTCCTCATCCAagggcagcagcagcacttCCGCCGGCAGTCGTTCGCGTTCCAAGTCGTCGAAGAACCGCCACCACTCCTCGCCAGCTCCGGCGCCTGCGTTGGAGTCCAATCACAAGGAATCCAAGGGCTCAAAGAAGAGTGCGGCCATAGCAGCACCGCCTGTCGTCGCTCCGGTTGTCAAAGAGGAACCTCCAGCTGTAGCAGCTGCTCCGGCTGCCATCACCGTGTTCTCCTCCTCCAGCAACTCATCCTGCAGTTTACCGCCCACTCCCACGTTGGGAGCAGCCTCCAGCGAGGTGGCACTAGGGGTCAACTACTCACCTGCCCAGCTTCAGACGGAGGTGGAAAAGCTTCCCGAGCTTCAGCCAAAGAAAAAG GTGAAGGGCTCAAGCGATCATCGAACAAAAGCGGAGAAGGAAAAGAACAAAGAGAAGCCTGTGGTGAATGTCTACGAGCAACAGCAAGTGATCAGCGAGCTGGACCAGGCGGTGTCCTCCATTACGGGAGCCGTTTCCTCCGAGCAGGTGGCGCCCGAAGAGGAGGAACTGCCATTGCCCAATACCTCCGATGAGAACTCCATTTCCCAGACACTCGACGAGATGCTGGACAGCAAGTTGATCAATGAGATACTCAACAACTTCGATGAGAGCGCCTTGGACAcatcgcagcagcagcagccacagcAGCAGTCGCAGAACGGAACTCTTTCGCATCCCGCACAGGCGACGAAAAGATTGCGCTTCGAGGACGGAACCATTGGCGAGGATTACACCGTCTATCAGCAGCAGTCCGTTCAGCAGGTTTACGGCGAGGAAGAGCACCAGCAGGAGCTGACCACCATCGATGCCATGCAGTTGCAACAGCTGATctaccagcagcagcagatgctcgagcagcagcaactgcaggagcagcagcagcagcaccagcaggaTCAAAAGCTTCAGGATCACGAGCAGCAGCGTCAGTTTAGCGTCTACAATGTGCCATCTTTGACAGATGAGGCCATGGCCAATCCCCAGCAGCCGCAGCAATTGGAGGAGCACATGATCTTGCCCAGCATCATTTACGAGATCAGTGAGTCGAATCCCGTTTCCATGCTGGAGCAGCAGAAGGTCTTAGCCGAATTCCTAACCCATGCGGGCTACGAAAATGTGGACGTGAATGTCGTGCAATCGGGCGGCGGCATGCAATCCGGTTTGAGTTCCGGAATGGTGGAGTCCAATTACCTGGCGGACGAGCTGGGTGACTTTGAGTTCAGTAAACTGGAGACTGTTAGCGACACCGTAAAGACTGTTAAGCTGGAGGCCAAGGCCGCCAGCCAGCCACCCTCAACAAATCCTCAAATCACCCATCATCCAACGCTGGCCAATGCCAAATACCACGAGGACAGCTACTTCAATGTGATGATGTACTCGGGATCGCCGCGTCCCTTGGCCATGAACACCTTTGGCATGGTCAAGATGCCCCAGGGATTGGGTGTGACTTTCCGCAAAAACCTGCTGACCACACGGAAGGCCAACAACAGTTTGTTGTCCCTGACGGGTGGCAGTCATCTGGGCGTGGTCGGCCAACTGGCACGCCCACCGCCGCCGCCCTCGCCGGCGTTAAGTAATGGTTTACCGGGCAAGAATCCCGCTTCGGGCAGAACCGTATACGCTCAGAGATCGAATGTTATTGCACAGGATCGATTGAGATGCAACAAGAGAGCGCTGATCGGTGGCAAGGTGGGAGCGGTAGGAAATGGATCTGGATCAGGAGTAATGACGGCCAAGCGATTGAACGAACTGCTGATGGGAAAGGTCAAGAAGGAGGAGAAGCCACAGCCGGAAAGCGAGGAGGGAGGCGAGCAGCCGATGAAGGACAAGGATCGCGAGAAGGAGGAGGATAACAAGCTGACCTTCAGCTTCTACGAGAAACGACGCCGCCTGTTGGCGGGCAAGCAGGAGCAACTCCAGCCGATAGGCCGCCCCAGCTTCACCCTGCCGCTCCAAAGTAACCACAATGCCAGCCAAAGTCAAAGCCACTCGCCGCAGCAGCTGCTCAAGAAGCAACTGCTGCGCACTCTGTccgacagcagcagcaacatcaacatcaGCAACATGAACAACATCAGCAATATGAACAGCAGCAACACTCCCAGCGCCAATAGCAATCCCCCCTGGAAGGGGAACAATTCCAATCCGGGCGGGAACTCCACTCCAACCAGCAGCGACTTGATGCGCGTCTTTGTCTAA
- the LOC108021576 gene encoding transcription termination factor 4, mitochondrial: MLRKLLFNTQVVLKKQPKLHHIRHLATPKILQLEQVHIDEAIKMEPTLSIFTPEIWRRAHQTFQNHGLETVNFLRIVTGNPAVLKRTPDKIVNSLEIWRACQFGENLLHLLLTKYPELLDVSDSHQLLSHIGFLKSRVSTSKNVWKLLMNSPDLIAQPEETVEEKLNFLIDVMRIEVPEVVKSAALSLPCEEMRCRHEFLLRLGLFKPRPLKADPNEPSTNHKLYQITDTSEKSFAIKICHVTLPEYEAFKELYAKELERKSRKSKEEEELSDEDE; the protein is encoded by the exons ATGCTTAGAAAACTATTATTTAACACTCAAGTTGTATTAAAAAAGCAACCAAAG TTACATCACATAAGACACCTGGCAACACCAAAGATCTTGCAACTCGAACAGGTTCACATTGATGAGGCCATTAAAATGGAGCCTACTCTATCTATTTTCACACCTGAGATCTGGCGGAGGGCCCATCAAACCTTTCAAAATCACGGCTTGGAAACGGTTAATTTCCTGAGGATCGTTACCGGCAATCCTGCAGTTCTGAAACGAACGCCAGACAAAATAGTCAACAGTCTGGAAATCTGGAGAGCCTGCCAATTTGGCGAGAATCTCCTGCACCTGCTACTTACAAAGTATCCCGAACTGCTGGACGTAAGCGACTCTCACCAGTTACTTTCACACATTGGCTTTCTGAAGAGTCGCGTGTCCACCAGCAAAAATGTTTGGAAACTACTGATGAACAGTCCGGATCTGATAGCCCAGCCCGAGGAAACCGTAGAGGAAAAGCTGAATTTCCTCATAGATGTGATGCGCATTGAAGTTCCGGAGGTTGTGAAATCAGCAGCCCTTAGTTTACCCTGCGAGGAGATGCGTTGTCGCCACGAATTCCTGCTGCGTTTGGGCCTTTTCAAGCCCCGACCTCTGAAAGCCGATCCCAATGAGCCCAGTACAAACCACAAGCTATATCAAATTACGGACACTTCCGAAAAGAGTTTTGCCATAAAGATATGTCATGTCACACTGCCGGAATACGAGGCCTTCAAGGAACTCTACGCCAAGGAACTGGAGCGAAAGTCCAGAAAATCTAAGGAGGAAGAAGAACTTAGCGATGAAGACGAATAG
- the LOC108021575 gene encoding trans-1,2-dihydrobenzene-1,2-diol dehydrogenase: MSKLIRWGIASAGKISEDFVIALSTLPSTDHQVQAIAARSLDRAQEFATKHSIPKALGSYEELAKSGDVDVVYIGVLNPQHYEVAVLMLTNGKHVLCEKPLAMNKKQVEGILAAAKANKRFFMEAVWSRFFPSYQHVKELISSGQLGQVKDVEVNFGFPLAHVDRLQKRDLGGGVVYDLGIYTIQVSQWAFQEKPEKIESKGSLNAEGIDDDVSATLTYSGGRTARMRFSSKEKLSNTAVIKGTKGQVTLIDFWTPNKMIDIDGQEKEWLPPKGKFATNYANSEAMRYEAEAVRQSIIAGDVENKNVTYADSLLFAEIEDTIRKQIGVLNKYDEE; this comes from the exons ATGTCGAAACTCATCCGTTGGGGAATCGCTTCTGCCGGCAAGATCAGCGAGGACTTCGTCATCGCCCTGAGCACCCTGCCCTCCACCGACCACCAGGTGCAGGCTATAGCCGCCCGATCCCTGGATCGTGCTCAGGAGTTCGCCACCAAGCACTCCATCCCCAAGGCACTCGGAAGTTACGAGGAGTTGGCCAAGAGCGGCGATGTCG ATGTGGTCTACATTGGTGTCCTGAATCCCCAGCACTACGAAGTGGCTGTGCTGATGCTGACCAATGGCAAGCACGTTCTGTGCGAGAAGCCTCTGGCCATGAACAAGAAGCAGGTGGAGGGCATCCTGGCCGCTGCCAAGGCCAACAAGCGCTTCTTCATGGAGGCCGTGTGGTCGCGATTCTTTCCCTCCTACCAGCATGTCAAGGAGCTCATCTCCAGTGGACAGCTTGGCCAAGTTAAGGATGTGGAGGTCAACTTCGGCTTCCCATTGGCCCATGTGGATCGCCTGCA GAAACGCGATCTGGGCGGCGGTGTGGTCTACGATCTGGGCATCTACACCATCCAGGTTTCGCAGTGGGCCTTCCAGGAGAAGCCCGAGAAGATCGAGTCCAAGGGATCCCTCAACGCCGAGGGCATTGACGATGATGTGAGCGCCACTTTGACCTACAGCGGTGGACGCACTGCCCGCATGCGCTTCTCCTCCAAGGAAAAACTGTCCAACACCGCCGTGATCAAGGGCACCAAAGGACAAGTTACC CTGATTGACTTCTGGACGCCCAACAAGATGATCGACATCGATGGCCAGGAGAAGGAGTGGCTGCCCCCCAAGGGCAAGTTCGCGACCAACTACGCCAACTCCGAGGCCATGCGCTACGAGGCGGAGGCAGTGCGTCAGTCCATCATCGCCGGCGATGTGGAGAACAAGAACGTGACCTACGCCGACAGTTTGCTCTTCGCCGAGATCGAGGACACCATCCGCAAGCAGATCGGTGTGCTCAACAAGTACGATGAAGAGTAG